The proteins below come from a single Corynebacterium glyciniphilum AJ 3170 genomic window:
- the purQ gene encoding phosphoribosylformylglycinamidine synthase subunit PurQ, with translation MTARIGVITFPGTLDDVDAARAVRIAGAEAVELWHADADLKDVDAVVVPGGFSYGDYLRSGAIAAQAPVVRSVVEKAAGGMPVLGICNGFQILTESGLLPGALTRNQGLHFHCTDAVLEVVNAETAWTSSLQTGQKILIPSKHGEGRFQAAADTVAELEAEGRVVFRYTDNYNGSVNDIAGISSANGRVVGLMPHPEHAVETLTGPSLDGLEMFLSAVGSVAA, from the coding sequence GTGACCGCGCGCATCGGTGTCATCACCTTCCCCGGGACGTTGGATGATGTCGACGCCGCACGGGCCGTGCGTATCGCCGGTGCCGAAGCCGTCGAGCTGTGGCACGCGGACGCAGACCTGAAGGACGTCGATGCCGTTGTCGTCCCCGGTGGATTCTCCTATGGGGACTACCTGCGCTCCGGGGCTATCGCCGCCCAGGCGCCCGTGGTGCGTTCCGTGGTCGAGAAGGCTGCCGGTGGAATGCCGGTCCTCGGGATCTGCAACGGATTCCAGATCCTCACCGAGTCGGGTCTGCTGCCTGGTGCGTTGACCCGTAACCAGGGGCTCCACTTCCACTGCACCGATGCGGTGCTGGAGGTCGTGAACGCAGAGACCGCGTGGACCAGCTCACTGCAGACGGGCCAGAAGATCCTCATTCCGTCCAAGCACGGGGAAGGCCGTTTCCAGGCCGCCGCCGACACCGTCGCCGAGCTTGAGGCCGAAGGACGTGTCGTCTTCCGCTACACCGACAACTACAACGGGTCGGTCAATGACATCGCCGGAATCAGCTCCGCCAACGGACGAGTCGTGGGCTTGATGCCGCACCCGGAACACGCCGTCGAGACCCTGACCGGGCCGTCGTTGGACGGCCTGGAGATGTTCCTGTCCGCCGTCGGTTCCGTGGCAGCCTGA
- the purS gene encoding phosphoribosylformylglycinamidine synthase subunit PurS, with amino-acid sequence MARVVVNVMPKAEILDPQGQAVVRALGRIGVSGVKDVRQGKRFELEVDDSVSAEDLERVASTLLANTVIEDYEVVSTEITGSAGATE; translated from the coding sequence GTGGCACGTGTCGTAGTCAATGTCATGCCCAAAGCCGAGATCCTGGATCCCCAGGGACAGGCTGTCGTCCGTGCGCTGGGGCGTATCGGCGTCTCCGGCGTCAAGGATGTCCGCCAGGGTAAGCGGTTCGAGCTGGAGGTCGATGACTCCGTCTCTGCCGAGGACCTCGAGCGCGTCGCCTCGACGCTGCTCGCCAACACCGTGATCGAGGACTACGAGGTCGTGTCCACCGAGATCACCGGATCCGCCGGGGCCACCGAGTGA
- a CDS encoding cation:dicarboxylate symporter family transporter: MTNEQGPEVTATTQGADAGTNAKPKDKSHWLYLSVIVAVIAGITVGLLAPGVGEGLKPLGTMFVSLIKMVIPPIIFCTIVIGIGHVREAATVGKAGGIALVYFLIMSTFALGIGLLVGNFIQPGEGLGISAGSGDVDAAAESEGGFFGFIQNIIPDTIVSAFTDPEQAVLQTLFVALLVGFALQAMPNKIAGPCLYGIELAQKVVFKVMSMILWVAPVGAFGAMAGVVGGTGMDAVWQLITLMLGFYITCVLFIVLVLGTILRASTGLSIFKVLRYLGREYLLIVGTSSSESALPQLMQKMEFAGVDKATVGIVVPTGYSFNLDGTAIYLTMASIFIADAMNISMGLGEQIGLLVFMIIASKGAAGVSGAGIAALAAGLQAHRPEMLGGVDIIVGIDRFMSEARSLTNFTGNAVATLLVGKWTKSLDMAQANAVLDREKTFEYSTDDEIVEPVGASPQPADQKPSTERWQP, translated from the coding sequence ATGACAAACGAACAGGGTCCCGAGGTGACTGCCACCACACAAGGTGCAGACGCCGGGACGAACGCGAAGCCGAAAGACAAGTCTCACTGGCTGTATCTCAGCGTGATCGTCGCTGTGATCGCCGGAATCACCGTCGGGTTGCTCGCTCCTGGGGTCGGAGAAGGCCTCAAACCCCTCGGTACGATGTTCGTGAGCCTGATCAAGATGGTGATCCCACCGATCATCTTCTGCACGATCGTCATCGGTATCGGCCATGTCCGCGAGGCGGCCACCGTCGGTAAGGCCGGCGGTATTGCGTTGGTCTACTTCCTGATCATGTCGACGTTCGCTCTTGGTATCGGGCTCCTCGTCGGGAACTTCATCCAGCCGGGTGAAGGACTGGGGATTTCCGCTGGTAGCGGCGATGTCGATGCAGCTGCAGAGAGTGAAGGTGGCTTCTTCGGCTTCATTCAGAACATCATTCCGGACACGATCGTCTCTGCCTTCACTGATCCCGAACAGGCTGTCCTGCAGACGCTGTTCGTGGCGCTGCTCGTCGGTTTCGCACTGCAGGCGATGCCGAACAAGATCGCCGGCCCCTGCCTGTACGGTATCGAGCTGGCGCAGAAGGTCGTGTTCAAAGTCATGTCCATGATTCTCTGGGTTGCGCCGGTAGGCGCTTTCGGAGCTATGGCCGGTGTCGTGGGAGGCACGGGGATGGACGCTGTCTGGCAGCTCATCACGTTGATGCTCGGCTTCTACATCACGTGTGTGCTTTTTATCGTCCTCGTCCTGGGTACTATTCTCCGTGCCTCGACAGGACTGAGTATCTTCAAGGTCCTGCGCTACCTCGGGCGGGAGTACCTGCTCATCGTCGGCACTTCGTCGTCGGAGTCTGCACTGCCGCAGCTGATGCAGAAGATGGAGTTCGCGGGAGTGGACAAGGCCACCGTCGGTATCGTTGTGCCGACCGGCTATTCCTTCAACCTGGACGGTACCGCCATCTACCTGACCATGGCGTCCATCTTTATCGCTGATGCAATGAACATTTCGATGGGTCTCGGGGAACAGATCGGACTACTCGTGTTCATGATCATCGCCTCCAAGGGTGCTGCTGGTGTGTCCGGAGCCGGTATTGCTGCTCTTGCGGCGGGGCTTCAGGCGCACCGTCCCGAGATGCTCGGCGGGGTCGACATCATCGTCGGTATCGACCGGTTCATGTCCGAGGCACGGTCACTGACGAACTTCACGGGCAACGCCGTGGCGACCCTTCTCGTCGGTAAGTGGACGAAGTCGCTGGACATGGCCCAGGCGAATGCTGTTCTGGATCGGGAGAAGACCTTCGAGTACTCGACCGACGACGAGATCGTCGAGCCCGTCGGTGCCTCTCCTCAGCCTGCAGACCAGAAACCCAGTACGGAACGCTGGCAGCCCTGA
- a CDS encoding S9 family peptidase, whose protein sequence is MDANPPVAKKKPVTRSFHGRDVVDDYEWLRDKDNSEVLAHLTAENAYTDARTAHLKPLEDAVFNEVKSKIQETDLSVPVRSGLWWYFSRTEEGKSYPTMCRIPVDTADAAASWTPPEIVPGEPAAREQVMLDCNVLAEGEEFFSLGAASVTVDGTLLAYSTDTVGDERFTLRIKDLVNGVLLEDALEGVAYGATWVGDDYLFYQRVDDAWRPHEIWRHKIGTPESEDVCVFREEDEAYWTGLGVTRSEHFLLVSTASKTTSETWYLDVSEETGDPEGELTCIRPREKDVQYDVDHVVVGGEDAWLVVREELDGLPNGEVGHCPVGTIGSFDDASYDVLVPHRDDVRVEGVDCFADHLVLATRENAIEQLSLMDVSDAAGGWGRFEPIEFDEEIYSAGTVGNSEWESPVLRISYTSYVTPAQVWEIDLRTGERLLRREQTVLGDFDRSRYTASRRWVTASDGARIPVSLIHRTDVDPLAEGTVHPVLLYGYGSYEASMDPYFSVFRLSMLDRGVVYAVAHVRGGGEMGRHWYEQGKMLQKTNTFTDFIAVADDLIAAGITSPQKMVAEGGSAGGLLMGAVANMAPDRFAGIEAVVPFVDPLTSILMPELPLTVTEWEEWGDPYHDPDVYDYMSTYAPYENVTAQAYPSILAISGLNDTRVLYVEPTKWIAKLREVAGDVEGVGDFLLKTDMTSGHGGVSGRYEKWRQSAFETAWELDRMGATELLG, encoded by the coding sequence ATGGATGCGAACCCACCGGTAGCGAAGAAGAAGCCCGTCACCCGTAGTTTCCATGGGCGTGATGTCGTCGACGACTACGAGTGGTTGCGGGACAAGGACAACTCCGAGGTGCTGGCACACCTCACCGCGGAGAACGCGTACACCGACGCACGGACGGCCCACCTCAAGCCCCTGGAGGACGCGGTCTTCAACGAGGTGAAGTCGAAGATCCAGGAAACCGACCTGTCGGTTCCGGTGCGCTCGGGGCTGTGGTGGTATTTCTCCCGCACCGAGGAGGGGAAGAGTTATCCCACCATGTGCCGGATCCCCGTCGATACCGCCGACGCGGCGGCGTCCTGGACTCCACCCGAGATCGTCCCCGGGGAGCCCGCGGCCCGTGAGCAGGTCATGCTGGACTGCAACGTGCTGGCAGAAGGGGAGGAGTTCTTCAGCCTCGGGGCAGCGAGCGTGACCGTGGACGGCACCTTGTTGGCATACTCGACTGACACTGTCGGCGACGAGCGGTTCACCCTGCGGATCAAGGACCTGGTCAACGGCGTCCTGTTGGAGGATGCCCTGGAAGGCGTCGCTTACGGTGCCACGTGGGTCGGCGACGACTACCTCTTCTACCAGCGGGTCGACGATGCATGGCGTCCCCACGAGATCTGGCGGCACAAGATCGGTACGCCGGAGAGTGAGGACGTGTGTGTCTTCCGTGAGGAGGATGAAGCGTACTGGACCGGTCTCGGAGTGACCCGCTCCGAGCACTTCCTGTTGGTCTCCACTGCCTCGAAGACCACCTCCGAAACCTGGTACCTCGATGTCTCGGAGGAGACAGGCGACCCGGAGGGCGAACTGACCTGTATCCGTCCGCGGGAGAAGGACGTGCAGTACGACGTCGACCATGTCGTGGTCGGCGGGGAGGACGCCTGGCTGGTCGTCCGGGAGGAACTCGACGGCCTGCCCAACGGTGAGGTCGGCCATTGTCCGGTGGGTACGATCGGCAGCTTCGACGACGCGTCCTATGATGTCCTCGTCCCGCACCGTGACGATGTCAGGGTTGAGGGGGTGGACTGCTTCGCCGACCACCTCGTGCTCGCTACCCGGGAGAACGCCATCGAGCAGTTGTCCCTGATGGACGTCTCGGATGCTGCGGGTGGCTGGGGGCGGTTTGAACCGATCGAGTTCGACGAGGAGATCTACTCGGCCGGTACCGTCGGCAACTCCGAGTGGGAGTCCCCAGTCCTGCGCATCAGCTACACCAGTTACGTCACGCCGGCGCAGGTGTGGGAGATCGACCTGCGGACCGGGGAGCGGTTGCTGCGTCGTGAGCAGACGGTGCTCGGTGACTTCGACCGGTCGCGCTACACTGCCTCGCGACGGTGGGTCACTGCGTCCGACGGGGCACGGATCCCGGTGTCCCTGATCCACCGCACCGACGTGGATCCGCTGGCTGAAGGCACTGTGCACCCGGTCCTGCTGTACGGCTACGGCTCGTATGAGGCCAGCATGGACCCGTACTTCTCGGTGTTCCGGCTGTCGATGCTGGACCGTGGTGTGGTGTACGCGGTGGCGCACGTCCGCGGCGGTGGTGAGATGGGGCGTCACTGGTACGAGCAGGGCAAGATGCTGCAGAAGACGAACACCTTCACTGACTTCATCGCCGTGGCCGACGACCTGATCGCTGCGGGGATCACCTCGCCGCAGAAGATGGTGGCGGAAGGCGGTTCCGCTGGTGGCCTGCTTATGGGAGCTGTGGCGAACATGGCCCCGGACCGCTTCGCTGGTATCGAAGCGGTGGTCCCCTTCGTCGACCCGCTCACCAGCATTCTGATGCCGGAGCTCCCGCTGACGGTGACCGAGTGGGAGGAGTGGGGCGATCCGTACCACGATCCGGACGTGTATGACTACATGTCGACCTATGCCCCGTACGAGAACGTGACCGCCCAGGCGTACCCGTCGATTCTGGCGATCAGCGGTCTCAACGACACCCGGGTGCTGTACGTGGAACCGACGAAGTGGATTGCGAAGTTGCGTGAGGTTGCCGGTGATGTCGAGGGCGTCGGCGATTTCCTGCTGAAGACGGACATGACCTCAGGTCACGGAGGAGTATCCGGGCGTTATGAAAAGTGGCGGCAGTCCGCTTTCGAGACCGCGTGGGAGCTTGACCGGATGGGGGCGACGGAGCTGCTGGGTTGA
- a CDS encoding phosphoribosylaminoimidazolesuccinocarboxamide synthase, whose amino-acid sequence MRPDLSDYTHFSAGKVREIYEIDEDTLLMVATDRISAFDFVLETPIPDKGRVLTAMSDFFFGRIDFPNHLAGPADDERIPQKSLGRAQVCRKLEMLPFECVVRGYLTGSGLAEYRETGSVCGVELPDGLTESSKLPEPIFTPATKAEIGDHDENVSFDVVVEGLGRERAEELRHASIAIYTQAAGIAAEHGIILADTKFEFGLDADGNLVLGDEVLTPDSSRYWPADSYEEGKVQPSFDKQYVRNWLTGPKSGWDKNEGTPPPELPGPVVEATRERYVDAYERISGQRFADWIGTCTDR is encoded by the coding sequence ATGCGACCCGACTTGTCCGACTACACCCATTTCTCCGCGGGAAAGGTCCGCGAGATCTACGAGATCGACGAGGACACCCTGCTCATGGTGGCCACCGACCGGATCTCCGCCTTCGACTTTGTGCTGGAGACCCCGATCCCGGACAAGGGGCGGGTGCTCACCGCGATGAGCGACTTCTTTTTCGGCCGCATTGATTTCCCGAACCACCTTGCCGGCCCCGCCGACGATGAGCGCATCCCGCAGAAGTCCTTGGGGCGGGCGCAGGTGTGCCGCAAACTTGAGATGTTGCCGTTTGAGTGCGTCGTCCGCGGCTACCTCACCGGTTCGGGGCTTGCCGAGTACCGGGAGACCGGGTCGGTGTGCGGCGTGGAACTCCCGGACGGTCTGACTGAGTCGTCCAAACTGCCGGAGCCGATCTTCACCCCCGCAACCAAGGCGGAGATCGGCGATCACGACGAGAACGTCTCTTTCGACGTGGTCGTCGAGGGGCTCGGCCGGGAGCGTGCCGAGGAACTGCGCCACGCCTCGATCGCGATCTATACCCAGGCCGCCGGAATCGCCGCGGAACACGGCATCATCCTGGCTGACACCAAGTTCGAGTTCGGCCTGGACGCGGACGGTAACCTGGTGCTCGGCGACGAGGTGCTGACGCCCGACTCCTCCCGTTACTGGCCGGCTGACTCCTACGAGGAGGGCAAGGTTCAGCCCAGCTTCGACAAGCAGTATGTACGCAACTGGCTGACCGGGCCGAAGTCGGGGTGGGACAAGAATGAGGGCACTCCGCCGCCTGAGCTCCCGGGCCCGGTGGTCGAGGCGACCCGCGAACGCTACGTGGACGCCTACGAGAGAATCTCCGGCCAGCGTTTCGCCGACTGGATCGGCACCTGCACCGACCGGTAA
- a CDS encoding peptide ABC transporter substrate-binding protein: MRIRPRRALAATLTGLALLLSTTACVPDRDDIPSDYITFFGGEPQNPLLTTNTNEVQGGEVLRAMYTGLVGYSPDGEPYNAVAEDIEPNDDSSSFHVTLKDGWTFTNGEPVTSASFIDAWNFGATSANAQLGADFFSAIEGYDDVAGEDATATEMSGLTEINDREFTVDLSAPDASFPTQLGYYAFSPLPQVAFDDVDAFGQHPIGNGPYMFDGDDAWQHNVSIQLKANPDYAGDDKAQNPGIAFKHYADVATAYADLQSGDLDHMRENVGPRALPSYRVDFPDSNDDAPYAAIQNFTIPENLPGFQTDEEGRLRRAAISMAIDRDLIIDKLFFGGRQVAEDFGAPTLEGGIADVPGKEVLTFQPDKARELWEKANEINPYSGESFQIAYNADGGHQQWVEGVTNSIRQVLGIKASGKAYPTFQAQRDAIVNRTVGSAFRSGWNADYPSISSFLVSNYRTGGGSNDGDYSNPEFDDLLAQASSSPDSAAAQAYYDGAQAVLMEDLPQIPLWYYAATTAWNPDLHNVETNWQGMPVYTAITKDGE, from the coding sequence ATGAGAATCCGACCCCGTCGGGCACTGGCGGCGACCCTCACCGGGCTAGCCCTGCTGCTCTCCACGACGGCGTGTGTACCGGACCGGGACGACATCCCGTCCGACTACATCACGTTCTTCGGCGGCGAACCACAGAATCCGCTGCTGACCACCAACACCAACGAAGTCCAGGGCGGTGAAGTCCTCCGTGCGATGTATACCGGCCTGGTCGGCTACAGCCCCGACGGCGAGCCGTACAACGCCGTCGCCGAGGACATCGAACCGAACGACGACTCCTCCAGCTTCCACGTGACCCTGAAGGACGGCTGGACCTTCACCAACGGTGAACCGGTCACTTCCGCCAGTTTCATCGACGCCTGGAACTTCGGTGCAACCTCGGCCAACGCCCAGCTCGGCGCGGACTTCTTCTCCGCCATCGAGGGCTACGACGATGTCGCCGGCGAAGACGCCACTGCGACGGAGATGTCCGGCCTCACCGAGATCAACGACCGTGAATTCACCGTCGATCTGTCGGCGCCGGATGCCTCCTTCCCCACCCAGCTGGGGTACTACGCCTTCTCCCCGCTGCCCCAGGTCGCCTTCGATGACGTAGATGCCTTCGGCCAGCATCCGATCGGAAACGGTCCCTACATGTTCGACGGAGACGATGCCTGGCAGCACAATGTATCGATCCAGCTGAAGGCCAACCCGGACTACGCCGGCGACGACAAGGCCCAGAACCCGGGTATCGCCTTCAAACACTATGCCGACGTAGCCACCGCCTACGCTGACCTGCAGTCCGGCGACCTGGACCACATGCGCGAGAACGTCGGTCCGAGGGCTCTTCCCAGCTACCGGGTGGACTTCCCCGACAGCAACGACGACGCCCCTTATGCGGCTATCCAGAACTTCACCATCCCCGAGAACCTTCCCGGTTTCCAGACGGATGAAGAAGGTCGGCTGCGTCGTGCCGCGATCTCCATGGCCATCGACCGGGATCTCATCATCGACAAACTCTTCTTCGGTGGACGACAGGTCGCCGAGGACTTCGGCGCTCCCACCCTCGAAGGCGGTATCGCGGATGTGCCGGGCAAGGAGGTGCTGACCTTCCAACCGGACAAGGCCCGCGAACTGTGGGAGAAGGCCAACGAGATCAACCCCTACAGCGGTGAATCGTTCCAGATCGCCTACAACGCTGACGGCGGGCACCAGCAATGGGTCGAGGGCGTGACCAACAGCATCCGCCAGGTGCTCGGCATCAAGGCCTCCGGTAAGGCCTACCCCACCTTCCAGGCCCAGCGTGACGCGATCGTCAACCGCACCGTGGGATCTGCCTTCCGGTCCGGATGGAACGCCGACTACCCGTCCATCTCGTCCTTCCTGGTCTCCAACTACCGCACCGGCGGTGGGTCGAATGACGGCGACTACTCGAACCCGGAGTTCGACGACCTGCTCGCACAGGCATCGTCGTCTCCCGATTCCGCGGCTGCCCAGGCCTACTACGACGGCGCGCAGGCCGTCCTGATGGAGGACCTGCCGCAGATCCCCCTGTGGTACTACGCTGCGACCACCGCCTGGAACCCTGACCTGCACAACGTGGAGACGAACTGGCAGGGTATGCCCGTCTACACCGCGATCACGAAGGACGGTGAGTGA
- a CDS encoding ABC transporter permease, which translates to MWWYLGKRLLQLIPVFFGATFLIYAMVFLMPGDPVLALAGDKAAEPAVLDQIRADYNLDKPFLVQYLLFIGGFFTGDMGTTFSGRAVTEVLAETFPITIRLALMALVIEAVMGIVFGLIAGLKKGKWFDSTLLVVSLFIIAVPTFVIGFVGQFLFGIQWGVVPPTVGSDGSFSRLLLPAIVLGMVSFAYVLRLTRSEVAQNLRADFVRTASARGLSRGVVVRDHVLRNSLVPVVTFLGADLATLMGGAIVTEGIFNIHGVGGLIFQSVSIGEAPTVVSVVTILVVIFVVANLIIDLLYALLDPRIRYA; encoded by the coding sequence GTGTGGTGGTACCTCGGTAAACGACTGCTCCAGCTCATCCCCGTCTTCTTCGGAGCGACCTTCCTCATCTACGCCATGGTCTTCCTCATGCCGGGAGACCCCGTCCTCGCTCTGGCCGGAGACAAAGCCGCCGAACCGGCTGTCCTCGACCAGATCCGCGCCGACTACAACCTGGACAAGCCCTTTCTCGTCCAGTACCTGCTCTTCATCGGCGGGTTCTTCACCGGCGACATGGGCACAACCTTCTCCGGCCGTGCCGTCACCGAGGTCCTCGCCGAGACCTTCCCGATCACCATCCGGCTGGCGCTGATGGCTCTGGTCATCGAGGCTGTGATGGGCATCGTCTTCGGCCTGATCGCGGGGCTGAAGAAGGGCAAGTGGTTCGACTCGACTCTGCTGGTCGTGTCCCTGTTCATCATCGCCGTGCCGACCTTCGTCATCGGCTTCGTCGGCCAGTTTCTCTTCGGCATCCAATGGGGTGTTGTCCCGCCGACGGTCGGCTCCGACGGCTCCTTCAGCCGACTGCTGTTACCCGCCATCGTGCTGGGTATGGTCTCCTTCGCCTACGTCCTACGGTTGACGCGGTCCGAAGTGGCACAGAACCTGCGCGCCGACTTCGTCCGCACCGCCTCGGCCCGCGGGCTCTCCCGCGGCGTCGTCGTCCGCGATCACGTCCTGCGCAACTCACTGGTCCCGGTCGTCACCTTCCTCGGCGCCGACCTCGCCACACTGATGGGCGGCGCGATCGTGACCGAGGGCATCTTCAACATTCACGGTGTCGGTGGACTGATCTTCCAGTCCGTCAGCATCGGTGAAGCCCCCACCGTGGTCAGTGTCGTGACGATTCTGGTGGTCATCTTCGTGGTGGCCAACCTCATCATCGACCTGCTCTACGCCCTGCTCGACCCGAGGATCCGATATGCCTGA
- a CDS encoding ABC transporter permease — MPDTHNRNQRWVADVVTEDVLTRDQLLPEDAPAGFWGTAWRNLRRRPMFWVSTVIILAVLLVTVFPGLFTSTDPTAATLEDSLEPARDGHPFGFTQQGYDVFARTIYGAQASVVTGLVTTLVVAILGVVVGALAGYFGGWIDAVLSRLTDIFFAVPLLLAAIVLMQLFDVRNVWTVVLVLSAFGWPQMARMVRGAVLQAKNNEYVQASRALGLTRGRILIRHILPNCLAPIIVMMTTNLGIYIVAEATLSYLGVGLPPDTVSWGNDISTAQDVLRLSPEILFYPAGALAITVLGFILLGDTLKDALDPKERTR, encoded by the coding sequence ATGCCTGACACCCACAACCGTAACCAGCGCTGGGTCGCCGACGTCGTCACCGAGGACGTCCTCACCCGCGACCAGCTCCTTCCCGAGGACGCCCCCGCAGGCTTCTGGGGCACCGCCTGGCGCAACCTGCGCCGCCGTCCGATGTTCTGGGTCTCGACGGTGATCATCCTCGCCGTCCTGCTCGTCACCGTGTTCCCCGGTCTGTTCACGTCCACCGACCCCACCGCCGCGACGCTGGAGGACTCCCTCGAGCCCGCCCGCGACGGCCACCCCTTCGGCTTCACCCAGCAGGGCTACGACGTCTTCGCCCGCACCATCTACGGTGCCCAGGCATCCGTGGTCACCGGCCTGGTGACCACCCTCGTCGTCGCGATCCTGGGCGTGGTGGTCGGCGCCCTCGCCGGCTACTTCGGCGGCTGGATCGACGCCGTCCTCTCCCGTCTGACCGACATCTTCTTCGCCGTGCCGCTGCTGCTCGCCGCGATCGTGCTCATGCAGCTCTTCGACGTGCGCAACGTGTGGACCGTCGTGCTCGTGCTCTCCGCGTTCGGCTGGCCGCAGATGGCGCGCATGGTCCGTGGCGCGGTGCTGCAGGCCAAGAACAACGAGTATGTCCAGGCGTCCCGCGCCCTCGGGCTGACCCGCGGCAGGATTCTCATCCGACATATCCTGCCGAACTGCCTCGCCCCGATCATCGTCATGATGACGACCAACCTCGGCATTTACATCGTCGCCGAAGCGACACTGTCCTACCTCGGTGTCGGCCTGCCGCCGGACACCGTGTCGTGGGGCAACGACATCTCCACCGCACAGGACGTCCTGCGGCTCTCGCCGGAGATCCTCTTCTACCCGGCCGGTGCGCTCGCGATCACCGTCCTGGGATTCATCCTGCTGGGCGACACCCTCAAGGACGCCCTCGACCCGAAGGAGCGCACCCGATGA
- a CDS encoding dipeptide ABC transporter ATP-binding protein: MTDAPLLSMRGVDIAFGTQKAPKPTVFGIDLDIWPGETVAIVGESGSGKSTTAMSIMGLLPGEGHVTDGAITFKGEDITHASSKRFTGLRGDSIGLVPQDPMSNLNPVWTIGHHVKEALKANGIATGSAAHKRAVELLEEAGLSDADHRISQYPHQYSGGMRQRALIACGLAARPDLLIADEPTSALDVTVQRQILDHLQSLTEELGTAVLLITHDLGLAAERADRIVVMSQGHVVESGPALEILQDPHHPYTRKLVAAAPSIGARRSDVQVTEPADTDTGEASDSSAPSSDNPLITVENLTKVFQVPGDKPWRKEDFTAADDISFFLRRGRTLALVGESGSGKSTVAQMVLGLLEPTSGKVTFDGTDVTDLDRKEELAFRRRVQPVFQNPYGSVDPMYSVFNTIAEPLKIHGVGSKNDREKRVRELLDVVAMPQSMMSRFPGELSGGQRQRVAIARALALGPDALILDEAVSALDVLVQSQVLDLLNQLQRDMDLTYLFITHDLAVVKQIADETLVMQHGRIVERGETDDLFDNPEQEYTRRLLDSIPGGTIPLHQG, translated from the coding sequence ATGACCGACGCACCCCTGCTCTCCATGCGCGGTGTCGACATCGCCTTCGGCACGCAGAAAGCCCCGAAACCCACCGTCTTCGGCATCGACCTGGACATCTGGCCCGGTGAGACCGTCGCCATCGTCGGCGAGTCCGGCTCCGGCAAGTCCACTACCGCCATGAGCATCATGGGCCTGCTGCCCGGCGAAGGACACGTCACCGACGGCGCCATCACCTTCAAGGGCGAAGACATCACCCACGCTTCATCGAAGCGGTTCACCGGACTGCGCGGCGACAGCATCGGCCTGGTCCCCCAGGACCCGATGAGCAACCTCAATCCGGTCTGGACCATCGGCCACCACGTCAAGGAAGCGCTGAAGGCCAACGGCATCGCCACCGGGTCCGCAGCACACAAACGTGCCGTCGAACTGCTGGAGGAAGCAGGGCTCTCGGACGCTGACCACCGCATCAGCCAGTACCCGCACCAGTACTCCGGCGGTATGCGTCAGCGTGCGCTGATCGCCTGCGGGCTTGCCGCGCGTCCGGACCTGTTGATCGCTGATGAGCCGACCTCAGCGCTGGACGTCACCGTCCAGCGCCAGATCCTCGACCACCTGCAGAGCCTGACCGAGGAACTGGGCACCGCCGTCCTGCTGATCACCCACGATCTCGGACTCGCCGCCGAACGCGCCGACCGCATCGTGGTGATGAGCCAGGGACATGTCGTGGAATCCGGACCTGCGCTCGAAATCCTCCAGGACCCCCACCACCCGTACACCCGCAAGCTTGTCGCCGCTGCCCCCTCCATCGGCGCGAGGCGCAGCGACGTCCAGGTGACGGAACCGGCAGACACCGATACCGGCGAGGCATCCGACAGTTCCGCACCCTCTTCCGACAACCCGCTGATCACCGTCGAGAACCTGACCAAGGTCTTCCAGGTCCCCGGCGACAAGCCGTGGCGAAAGGAGGATTTCACCGCAGCAGACGACATCAGTTTCTTCCTGCGCCGCGGGCGGACGCTGGCGCTGGTCGGCGAGTCCGGCTCCGGCAAGTCGACCGTCGCGCAGATGGTGCTCGGTCTTCTGGAACCCACGTCCGGAAAAGTCACTTTCGACGGGACCGACGTCACCGACCTGGACCGGAAGGAGGAACTCGCCTTCCGCCGCCGGGTCCAGCCGGTGTTCCAGAATCCCTACGGCTCGGTGGACCCGATGTACTCGGTGTTCAATACGATCGCCGAACCGTTGAAGATCCACGGCGTCGGGTCGAAAAACGACCGTGAGAAGCGCGTCCGAGAACTACTGGACGTGGTCGCCATGCCGCAGTCGATGATGTCACGCTTCCCCGGAGAGCTCTCCGGGGGGCAGCGCCAGCGTGTGGCGATCGCCCGTGCCCTGGCGCTGGGCCCGGACGCACTCATCCTCGACGAAGCGGTCAGCGCGCTCGACGTGCTGGTGCAGTCCCAGGTCCTGGACCTACTGAACCAGCTGCAACGGGACATGGACCTGACGTACCTGTTCATCACCCACGACCTCGCGGTGGTCAAGCAGATCGCCGACGAAACCCTGGTGATGCAGCACGGGCGGATCGTGGAGCGTGGCGAAACCGACGACCTCTTCGATAACCCGGAGCAGGAGTACACGCGCCGACTGCTCGATTCCATCCCCGGCGGGACGATTCCCCTGCACCAGGGGTAG